The Deinococcus puniceus genome segment CCCGCGTGAAGGCCGAATTTGGCACGCTGGACATGCTGGTGCATTCCATCGGCTTTGCCCCCCGCAGCGCGATGGATGGCCGGTTTGTGGACACTACGCCCGAAGACTGGAACACGGCCCTCAGCGTCAGCGCCTATACGCTGGTGTCCACCGCCCGCCACGCCGAACCGCTGCTGAATGCGGGCGGTAGCATCGTCAGCCTGACCTACCACGCTTCTCAGCAGGTGGTGCCCAAATACAACGTGATGGGCGTTGCCAAAGCCGCCCTAGAAGCCGCCACCCGCTACCTCGCTTCCGAAATGGGCGCGGCGGGCGTGCGCGTGAACACCATCAGCGCAGGCCCGATGAGAACCATCGCCGCCCGCTCTATTCCGGGCTTTGGGGCCATGTACGAAAAAGCCGCCGCCGCCGCACCCTTGGGACGCAACGCTACCCCTGAAGAAGTGGGCAAACTGGCCCTCTTTTTGCTGTCAGACCTCGGTAGTGGCATGACCGGACAAACGGTTTATGTAGACGCCGGGGCCAGCATCATGACGATGAAGGTGGACTGAGAGGGCGTCGGGCGGTGAGCCTTGAGACGCAGCCCAGCACCAAGCTGGCATCATAGAGACACCATGCCTACGCCTCGCTCTGACCTAGACCTGCCTTACACCCTCGATATTCTGCTGCGCCTCCTGGACACCCCCAGCCCTACCGGATTCACGGGCGCGGCGGTGGCGCTGATCGAATCGGAATTGTCGGCGCTGGGCGTGCCTTTTGTTCGCACGCGCAAAGGGGCGCTGACTTGGGAAATAGCTGGCACTGGTGCGGGCCACGTCACGTTTAGCGGCCATGTAGACACGCTAGGCGCGATGGTGCGCGGCATCAAGGGTTCGGGCCGCCTGACCCTCAGTGCGCTGGGCGGCTACGACTGGGCCACTGTGGAGGGTGAAGACGTGCGCGTGCATACCCAGTCGGGGCGGGTGATCACGGGCACGGTGGTCAACATTCGCCAGAGTTTGCATGTCCACGGCGCGGGCCTGCGCGAGCTGAAGCGTGAGCAGAGCGTGATGGAAGTGCGACTGGATGAAGCGGTGTTTTCATCTGCCGACGCGTTTGCTCTGGGTATCAGCGTGGGCGATTTCGTCAGCTTCGATGCGCGGCCCCGCCTGACGCCCGCCGGATACATCAAGGCGCGGCATCTGGACAATAAGGCGGCGGTGGCGGTCTTTCTGGGTG includes the following:
- a CDS encoding M42 family metallopeptidase; protein product: MPTPRSDLDLPYTLDILLRLLDTPSPTGFTGAAVALIESELSALGVPFVRTRKGALTWEIAGTGAGHVTFSGHVDTLGAMVRGIKGSGRLTLSALGGYDWATVEGEDVRVHTQSGRVITGTVVNIRQSLHVHGAGLRELKREQSVMEVRLDEAVFSSADAFALGISVGDFVSFDARPRLTPAGYIKARHLDNKAAVAVFLGVTRTLLHTPPARTVAFHVTTYEEVGHGAATGIPPHTDELIAVDMAAIGDGQTSSEHHVTLCVADSGGPYDHELGNRIRAAAARAGIALRVDMYPFYASDGTAAWRAGGDYPVALIGPGVDASHAYERTHTDSLAATGALMLAYMGGG
- a CDS encoding enoyl-ACP reductase FabI produces the protein MSISVDLSSKTALVMGVANARSLGWAIAEQLLAAGCRVGFSYQGERLKGELDKLLAGKEGVWAQQADATSEDDLTALFARVKAEFGTLDMLVHSIGFAPRSAMDGRFVDTTPEDWNTALSVSAYTLVSTARHAEPLLNAGGSIVSLTYHASQQVVPKYNVMGVAKAALEAATRYLASEMGAAGVRVNTISAGPMRTIAARSIPGFGAMYEKAAAAAPLGRNATPEEVGKLALFLLSDLGSGMTGQTVYVDAGASIMTMKVD